In Ferroplasma sp., a single window of DNA contains:
- a CDS encoding thiamine pyrophosphate-binding protein, producing the protein MEENYKIKTLAQVLIKSLKLYGNNFIFGTTGAGMAEIQDAISVEKGIKWIQALHEFTAVSSAEGYALAKNRTGIALVDRIVGTQNSIGALYSSYLNMAPLLVLASRDIPGTHLLNDPTSHYSSKHLDIIEPWVKWSNNSQSEEMMEEDLSKAFFITQLEPKGISFLTLRHDLMQKPYDGMAIRTKKFYYNRRLPDNDTIKIIGDKILSSSNPEIFVSHAGRNMNYVNTMVKFADRFGMGVKERRYFMSFPLNNHMHLGFVPRMYVPETENDDLLLLFEFGILPGNSFPVDRDIIDFSTEFVRRRDIYSGGDYGSSNLFNSIDIECDLGPTLDLVMKKTEISHRENEIIENRRASVIEKHEKLMKEIQNMAARDIKKGLLTDNSIGYVLNEEWQEGMALVNGSIKSYNGLNQQINLDTPGTFFSNPSGHLGSPVGMAYGTFLARNEDNYLSGIMDYKPVVCITGDGDAIFGNITSALWSVKHYGLGVIYIILNNGSWAIEWPYFENTTEKYIKNSKDMQFIDIDNPRIDFATMAKAFNVDSYIVRDLTELRTAFKKSITGAVNGNPSLIDIMLPKFRGS; encoded by the coding sequence ATGGAAGAAAATTATAAAATCAAAACACTTGCACAGGTATTAATAAAATCCCTGAAACTCTATGGGAACAATTTTATCTTCGGGACAACCGGCGCAGGAATGGCCGAGATTCAGGATGCAATATCTGTCGAAAAGGGCATTAAATGGATACAGGCACTGCATGAATTTACTGCAGTAAGCTCGGCTGAAGGTTATGCACTGGCAAAGAACAGAACCGGAATTGCCCTAGTGGATAGAATAGTGGGCACCCAGAATTCCATAGGAGCATTATATTCATCATACCTAAATATGGCCCCACTACTGGTGCTGGCATCAAGGGATATTCCAGGAACTCACCTTCTGAATGACCCCACAAGCCATTATTCTTCAAAACACCTTGATATCATTGAGCCATGGGTCAAATGGTCCAATAATTCACAATCAGAGGAAATGATGGAGGAAGACCTTTCCAAGGCTTTTTTTATAACACAGCTAGAACCTAAGGGAATATCATTCCTCACATTGAGGCATGACCTCATGCAGAAGCCCTATGATGGGATGGCAATAAGAACAAAGAAATTTTATTATAATAGAAGGTTGCCGGATAATGATACTATTAAGATTATAGGGGATAAAATACTTTCATCAAGTAATCCAGAAATCTTTGTTTCCCATGCAGGGAGAAATATGAACTATGTGAATACAATGGTTAAATTCGCTGACAGGTTTGGGATGGGTGTTAAGGAACGCCGCTATTTCATGAGCTTTCCACTTAATAATCACATGCACCTGGGTTTTGTTCCAAGAATGTATGTACCTGAAACAGAAAATGATGACCTACTGCTACTTTTCGAATTTGGAATACTCCCAGGGAATTCATTTCCAGTGGATAGGGATATTATAGATTTTTCCACTGAGTTTGTAAGGCGCAGGGACATATACAGTGGCGGTGATTATGGCTCATCCAATTTATTCAATTCCATTGACATAGAATGTGATCTTGGCCCAACACTGGATCTAGTAATGAAAAAAACAGAAATTAGCCACAGGGAAAATGAGATAATTGAAAATCGCAGGGCTTCTGTTATTGAAAAGCATGAAAAATTAATGAAAGAGATACAGAATATGGCGGCCAGGGATATCAAAAAAGGATTACTCACTGACAATTCCATTGGATATGTGCTCAATGAGGAATGGCAGGAAGGAATGGCACTGGTAAATGGAAGTATCAAATCCTACAATGGATTGAACCAGCAGATAAACCTCGACACCCCGGGAACGTTTTTCAGTAATCCAAGCGGTCATTTGGGGTCTCCGGTGGGCATGGCCTATGGCACATTTCTGGCCAGAAATGAGGATAATTACCTTTCCGGAATAATGGATTATAAACCGGTAGTGTGCATTACAGGAGATGGGGATGCGATATTCGGCAATATTACGTCTGCACTGTGGAGTGTGAAACATTATGGCCTTGGTGTAATATACATTATTTTGAATAATGGATCATGGGCTATAGAATGGCCATACTTTGAAAACACGACAGAGAAATATATTAAAAATTCGAAGGATATGCAATTTATAGATATTGATAATCCCCGGATTGATTTTGCTACCATGGCTAAGGCATTTAATGTGGATTCCTACATAGTAAGGGACCTTACGGAATTAAGAACTGCATTTAAAAAATCTATAACTGGTGCTGTTAATGGAAATCCATCACTTATTGATATTATGCTGCCGAAATTCAGGGGAAGTTAA
- a CDS encoding Lrp/AsnC family transcriptional regulator, with the protein MDEMDYRILELLRENSREKNMEIARKLNVSEGTIRKRILNMVDSGIIQKFTVETAISIEGIVLIKLDSRRASATIKLLKNIYRDVYEFSGRIDVAVRIIKSTIDELNMEVDKIREISGVINTDTMVRLK; encoded by the coding sequence ATGGATGAAATGGATTATAGAATTCTGGAGTTATTACGTGAAAATTCAAGAGAAAAAAATATGGAAATAGCAAGAAAATTGAACGTTTCCGAGGGAACAATACGGAAGCGCATACTCAATATGGTAGACTCTGGGATAATCCAGAAATTCACTGTTGAAACCGCCATTTCCATAGAGGGGATTGTTTTAATAAAACTTGATTCAAGAAGGGCGTCAGCAACCATAAAACTTCTTAAAAATATTTACCGGGATGTTTATGAATTTTCTGGCAGAATAGATGTTGCAGTGAGAATAATCAAAAGTACTATAGATGAACTGAACATGGAGGTTGATAAAATCAGGGAAATCAGTGGTGTAATAAACACTGATACAATGGTAAGACTTAAATGA
- the albA gene encoding DNA-binding protein Alba: MSEENIIFVGKKPTMNYVLAIVTQFNNSDISRIVIKARGKAISKAVDIAEITKHKFIQTARYESIKLDTETLEGENGPSNVSSIEIVIAK, from the coding sequence ATGTCTGAAGAAAACATAATCTTTGTGGGGAAAAAACCAACTATGAACTATGTACTTGCTATTGTGACTCAGTTCAACAACTCTGATATAAGCAGAATAGTAATAAAAGCCAGAGGAAAGGCTATAAGCAAGGCCGTGGATATTGCAGAAATCACTAAACACAAGTTTATCCAGACAGCCAGATATGAAAGCATAAAACTCGATACTGAAACTCTAGAAGGAGAAAATGGTCCTTCCAATGTTTCATCCATAGAAATAGTAATTGCAAAATAA
- a CDS encoding polyprenyl synthetase family protein — translation MKNFYEWQYGLRDKINEVNSRLLKSIETDQKYLFDMAKYTIDAGGKRFRPLLTILSYEISCSEPYDKILDLAAGYELIHTASLIHDDIIDKSKYRRGRETLYSRDGVDNAIVVGDYLFAKAYELGSRYGKEVSKVMADGSSHLAEGQIIEALNIGNLSLDIETYNNIIKNKTAYFFSACAEGATMAAGADKTVRQKLSDFAFNMGMAFQITDDILDIVGNEQEMGKPTMVDLNHDVVTLPIIHALSNANSMDKKMLVGILKGEYNGPDYKEKFREILFKTGSLEYAFKIAKDYILKSVANLNGIGRSDDLGLLMDLALIVVDRINESGVI, via the coding sequence ATGAAAAATTTCTATGAATGGCAGTATGGTCTCCGGGATAAGATTAATGAAGTTAATTCAAGGCTTCTGAAATCTATAGAAACGGACCAGAAATATTTGTTTGATATGGCAAAATATACCATAGATGCCGGAGGTAAAAGATTTAGGCCACTTCTAACGATACTGTCATATGAAATATCCTGCAGCGAACCCTATGATAAAATTCTTGACCTTGCAGCAGGTTATGAATTGATACATACTGCGAGCCTCATACATGATGACATAATAGATAAATCAAAATACAGGCGCGGTAGGGAAACACTTTATTCCCGTGATGGAGTGGACAATGCCATAGTAGTTGGGGATTACCTTTTCGCAAAGGCCTACGAGCTTGGTTCCAGATATGGAAAGGAGGTTTCAAAGGTAATGGCGGATGGTTCATCACATCTTGCAGAGGGCCAGATTATAGAGGCATTGAATATAGGAAATCTGTCACTTGACATTGAAACGTACAATAACATTATTAAAAATAAGACAGCATACTTTTTTTCTGCATGTGCAGAGGGCGCCACAATGGCTGCCGGTGCTGACAAAACAGTAAGACAGAAATTAAGTGATTTTGCATTTAATATGGGCATGGCATTTCAGATAACAGATGATATACTTGATATAGTCGGCAATGAACAGGAAATGGGGAAACCGACAATGGTTGACCTTAACCATGATGTTGTAACGCTTCCTATTATACATGCACTTTCAAATGCTAACTCCATGGATAAAAAAATGCTGGTAGGCATACTGAAAGGAGAATACAATGGTCCAGATTATAAGGAAAAATTCAGGGAAATCCTTTTTAAAACAGGTTCTCTGGAATATGCTTTCAAAATAGCCAAGGATTATATCCTTAAGTCAGTTGCGAATTTGAATGGCATAGGAAGATCTGATGATCTGGGCCTGCTTATGGACCTGGCACTTATTGTGGTGGACAGAATTAATGAATCAGGGGTAATATAA
- a CDS encoding ArsA family ATPase yields the protein MTRVLLYTGKGGVGKTSVAASTASMLAKNNKKTIVMSTDPAHSLSDSLNVEVKSEATKISENLYAQEININDAIESHWKDLREYLTALFQYQGLDPISADEIAILPGFEEATYLLYINDYIKNNEYDVIVVDSAPTGEALRMLSFPEVMRWYMEKVFPISRTAAKIARPIMRPFSGIPMPNDKVFQSAETLYDDLGEIHKILEDPDITSIRLVTNADQMSFNETKRAFTYLLLYGYPVDALIANKIYPEDTGDFFSNWRATQAEILGEIDASFPEIKVFRSYLQNYELMGKDKVLKFGQDLYGGEDPYSVFYKGKPIEFTRENGKTAVKMKLPFADKENLNLYNRAGELIVEVKNWKRILYLPQTMANMQPTGAELKNGYLYITLS from the coding sequence ATGACAAGAGTATTATTATACACAGGAAAAGGAGGAGTTGGAAAAACAAGCGTGGCAGCATCTACAGCATCAATGCTGGCAAAGAACAATAAAAAAACCATAGTGATGTCAACGGATCCGGCACACAGCCTCAGTGATTCACTAAACGTGGAAGTTAAATCAGAGGCAACAAAAATTTCTGAGAACCTCTATGCACAGGAAATAAATATTAACGATGCAATAGAATCGCACTGGAAAGATCTCAGGGAATACCTTACAGCACTCTTCCAGTACCAGGGGCTTGACCCAATTTCAGCAGATGAAATAGCCATACTTCCTGGATTCGAGGAAGCTACCTATCTGTTATATATAAATGATTACATAAAGAATAATGAGTATGATGTAATAGTTGTGGACAGTGCACCTACCGGAGAGGCGTTGAGGATGCTTTCATTCCCCGAGGTCATGCGCTGGTACATGGAAAAGGTGTTCCCCATAAGCAGAACAGCTGCCAAGATCGCCAGGCCCATAATGCGCCCATTCTCTGGAATACCGATGCCAAACGACAAGGTTTTCCAGAGTGCAGAAACCCTTTACGATGACCTTGGGGAAATACACAAAATCTTGGAGGACCCCGATATTACATCCATAAGGCTTGTAACAAACGCCGACCAGATGTCTTTCAACGAAACAAAAAGGGCATTTACCTATTTGCTTCTCTATGGTTATCCCGTGGATGCATTGATAGCAAATAAGATATATCCAGAGGATACAGGAGACTTCTTCAGCAACTGGAGGGCAACACAGGCGGAAATCCTGGGTGAAATAGATGCATCATTCCCAGAAATAAAAGTTTTCAGAAGTTACCTTCAAAATTATGAACTCATGGGCAAGGATAAGGTACTCAAGTTCGGCCAGGACCTATACGGTGGTGAAGATCCGTACTCTGTATTCTATAAGGGGAAGCCAATAGAATTTACACGGGAAAACGGAAAGACTGCAGTTAAGATGAAATTGCCCTTTGCGGATAAAGAAAATTTAAACCTTTATAACCGTGCAGGGGAATTGATAGTAGAGGTGAAAAACTGGAAACGCATACTCTACCTCCCCCAAACAATGGCAAATATGCAACCCACCGGTGCAGAGCTGAAAAACGGTTATCTATATATAACATTAAGTTAA
- the twy1 gene encoding 4-demethylwyosine synthase TYW1, giving the protein MINNYEAVYKKQHYGLVGSHSAVKVCHWTKSELLGKAPCYKNTFYGIKSHQCIQMTPALNSCSENCDFCWRFQGFDSMHIDKEDDPEFILEESIKAHLKLISGFKGNPKVKKELFEEASHPRHMAISLTGEPTLYTRLGELIEAATRRGITTFVVTNGTMPKVLENLNPLPTQLYVTVAGPNKEIFNDVLHPSIGNAWENFNKTLDLLPSLDTRKVIRHTMVKNVNFPYYDEYEAMDRRADPDFIESKGYVHVGQSAGRLSYENMPTHDEIMEFSGELARRLEYVEYADRFESRVAMIAKNPDMAKIDVDEEIQKTLNKLDPRQ; this is encoded by the coding sequence ATGATCAACAATTATGAGGCTGTCTATAAAAAACAGCATTACGGGCTGGTTGGCAGCCATTCTGCTGTAAAGGTTTGCCACTGGACAAAAAGTGAGCTGCTGGGCAAGGCCCCATGTTATAAAAACACATTTTATGGAATAAAGTCACACCAGTGCATACAGATGACCCCCGCCCTTAATTCATGCTCTGAAAACTGTGACTTCTGCTGGAGGTTCCAGGGATTTGACTCCATGCACATAGACAAGGAGGACGATCCGGAATTTATACTGGAGGAGAGCATCAAGGCGCACCTTAAGCTTATATCTGGCTTCAAGGGAAATCCGAAGGTAAAGAAGGAATTATTTGAAGAAGCTTCACATCCCAGGCACATGGCCATATCTCTTACAGGGGAGCCAACTCTTTATACAAGGCTCGGGGAACTCATAGAGGCGGCCACCAGAAGAGGAATAACAACCTTTGTTGTAACTAATGGAACAATGCCAAAGGTACTGGAGAACTTAAATCCGTTACCTACCCAGTTATACGTAACCGTTGCTGGTCCAAATAAGGAAATATTCAACGATGTGCTCCATCCTTCCATAGGAAATGCCTGGGAAAACTTCAATAAAACCCTGGATCTCCTGCCATCCCTAGATACAAGAAAGGTGATAAGGCACACAATGGTCAAAAACGTTAATTTCCCATATTATGATGAGTACGAGGCCATGGACAGGCGTGCCGATCCGGATTTCATAGAATCCAAGGGATATGTTCATGTGGGTCAATCAGCTGGAAGGTTATCGTATGAAAATATGCCGACGCATGATGAGATTATGGAATTTTCTGGAGAACTGGCCAGAAGGCTGGAGTATGTTGAATACGCGGATAGATTTGAAAGCAGGGTTGCGATGATAGCCAAAAACCCTGACATGGCAAAAATAGATGTTGATGAAGAAATACAGAAAACCCTTAATAAGCTTGATCCCAGGCAATAA
- a CDS encoding SDR family oxidoreductase, whose product MAKLENKIVLITGSSRGLGRAIARKFAAEGARIAINYNHDRESAEKLKKELTGSEIFQADVSDHASVARMINDIHSKMGTIDILVNNAGILSAFSWDEFNDDMVKKIFDINLMGPIYTVKECLDDLKKGHGIIINMASNAGVGTAAKGTTFYSMTKAAITMLTKRLAFDLMEWHVRVNAIAPGWIESDMTLGGKSQEEAENLRRSFRSKTELNMTGKPENIADVALFLASRESEYMDGQVLVVDGGRIDNLTHSL is encoded by the coding sequence ATGGCAAAACTTGAGAATAAAATAGTACTGATAACAGGGTCCTCAAGGGGACTTGGCAGGGCAATAGCAAGAAAATTTGCAGCAGAGGGAGCAAGGATAGCCATAAATTATAATCATGATAGGGAATCCGCAGAAAAATTGAAAAAGGAACTTACCGGTTCAGAAATTTTTCAGGCTGATGTATCAGATCATGCCTCAGTGGCCCGTATGATAAATGATATACACAGTAAGATGGGAACTATAGACATACTTGTCAACAATGCAGGCATACTCAGTGCATTTTCATGGGATGAGTTCAATGATGATATGGTAAAGAAAATATTTGATATTAATCTCATGGGCCCCATATACACTGTGAAGGAATGCCTGGATGATCTTAAGAAAGGCCATGGAATTATTATCAATATGGCATCAAATGCAGGGGTGGGAACTGCAGCTAAAGGCACGACATTCTACTCAATGACCAAGGCCGCAATTACAATGCTTACAAAGAGACTGGCATTTGATCTCATGGAATGGCATGTCCGTGTAAATGCCATAGCTCCTGGATGGATAGAATCGGATATGACACTTGGTGGAAAGAGCCAGGAAGAGGCTGAAAATCTCAGGCGGTCCTTCAGGTCTAAAACTGAGCTAAACATGACCGGGAAACCTGAGAATATTGCCGATGTAGCTTTATTCCTTGCAAGTAGGGAATCAGAGTATATGGATGGGCAGGTCCTTGTGGTTGATGGAGGAAGAATAGATAATCTGACCCATAGCCTTTAA
- a CDS encoding inorganic phosphate transporter, producing the protein MIFFIFSLILTFFLTLLVSGNNLSAAVGTLIGSRIVERYIGILIGSTGFFMGLIIEGRFLHGASLSLVPHSYMYITYAFLISFLIFFFANLGRAPLSLTMALAGTALGIDIRIGYAIDYKFVMLMIAFWIIAPVISIIVSYFTERGVFHRNFKNVWSVAKWLKLLILISSFLTAFTLGANTLGFIANVEGFNVTTILIMTFAIFAGSFFLSSGVIKRVGEEMYSMRYSNALVSLVVSSALVEIATLFAVPLSNTQTLTSSVFGVGISYKYKAIYMRPFLIIILTWVLSPSLGFILGYLV; encoded by the coding sequence TTGATATTTTTTATATTCTCACTCATCTTAACATTCTTTCTCACACTGCTTGTATCAGGCAATAATCTTTCTGCGGCGGTTGGTACATTGATAGGGTCACGGATAGTAGAAAGATACATAGGGATTTTAATCGGTTCTACCGGATTTTTTATGGGGCTTATAATAGAGGGAAGATTCCTTCACGGGGCTTCCCTATCACTGGTTCCACATTCATATATGTATATTACCTATGCGTTTCTTATATCGTTCCTCATATTTTTCTTTGCAAATCTCGGAAGGGCACCATTATCACTCACCATGGCACTGGCAGGCACAGCCCTTGGCATTGATATCCGTATAGGCTATGCCATAGATTATAAATTTGTCATGCTGATGATCGCCTTCTGGATAATTGCTCCTGTAATATCCATAATCGTTTCATATTTCACAGAAAGGGGAGTTTTCCACAGGAATTTTAAAAACGTCTGGAGCGTTGCAAAATGGTTAAAACTGTTAATACTTATTTCATCATTCCTGACGGCGTTTACACTTGGTGCCAACACACTGGGATTCATAGCAAACGTTGAGGGATTTAATGTTACAACTATTCTTATTATGACATTTGCCATATTTGCAGGCTCATTCTTCCTGAGCAGCGGTGTGATAAAAAGGGTTGGGGAGGAAATGTATTCCATGAGGTACTCCAATGCCCTTGTCTCCCTGGTAGTTTCATCCGCCCTGGTTGAAATTGCCACATTGTTTGCTGTGCCGCTTTCGAATACACAGACCCTGACATCCAGCGTATTTGGTGTGGGCATTTCCTATAAATACAAGGCAATATATATGAGGCCATTCCTGATTATTATACTTACATGGGTGCTATCACCGTCCCTGGGATTTATACTGGGCTATCTGGTTTGA
- a CDS encoding DUF47 family protein, producing MVNYNFLKRILVVGEKNLLSRLSEYPLMGIENSSNLILMLKNAPADIETYNEKVREMEKKGDEMNINFRHEVTSGAISSSLMDNLLDLIEKCDDILDKTYFVSRELNRFNINYSMSPDEKKIRDNSYTNFIQILESNKKALDYVHSILNENDLGEMRSDRKNIEAIEEQVDEIKDNIIDYTYKNSGKMSYLVFEHLNTLAHKLDDLLDDCEDISDLVFTIMLAVTS from the coding sequence ATGGTAAATTACAATTTTTTAAAAAGAATACTCGTTGTTGGAGAAAAAAATCTTCTCTCAAGGCTGTCAGAATACCCTTTAATGGGCATAGAAAATTCCTCAAACTTAATCTTAATGCTTAAAAATGCCCCCGCCGATATAGAAACGTACAATGAAAAGGTCAGAGAAATGGAGAAGAAGGGGGACGAAATGAATATAAATTTCAGGCACGAGGTCACAAGTGGGGCAATCAGTTCCAGCTTAATGGACAATCTGCTCGACCTGATAGAAAAATGCGATGATATACTTGATAAAACCTATTTCGTAAGCAGGGAGCTAAATAGATTCAATATAAATTATTCCATGTCCCCTGATGAAAAGAAAATAAGGGACAATTCCTATACGAATTTCATCCAGATACTGGAATCGAACAAAAAGGCACTGGATTATGTCCACAGCATACTCAATGAAAATGACCTTGGGGAAATGAGGTCTGACAGAAAAAATATTGAGGCCATAGAGGAGCAGGTAGACGAGATCAAGGATAATATCATTGACTATACATATAAAAACTCCGGGAAAATGTCATACCTTGTATTCGAGCACCTGAATACACTTGCCCATAAGCTGGATGACCTTCTGGACGATTGTGAGGATATCTCAGACCTGGTATTCACAATAATGCTTGCGGTGACAAGTTGA
- a CDS encoding radical SAM protein yields the protein MTKYVLVSDSTLSYDYRNFPLLDFLPCAPGSKVPGRVYRFLRGPSPEALPNGEAKNAPYAIRKIEAGLLRDNPKKDVAVAHMDYLSNFITDDTEIIGVSTMDPLGIGPTTMSYAALFGGALDSWVRREWDILMERINQIRKGKKAKLVIGGPGVWEFTVLRDEIDKYHFDYVVSGEMDDIISDLFRGIEHDDIDKNMFTRGYMTYDDHFRRVVKNDDLFVGRGTGIRAYPSLEDIPEIVNPASKGMVEVMRGCGVGCDFCEVTLRPLRYYSLDRIKREIEVNVRGGNDHAWLHSDEIFEYKHEKMFTPNQDEMVNLMKTVMSIKGVTGSNPTHGRISIPAAFPELIKKLSEILKAGPDNWIGIQTGVETGSDSLALKHMPNKTMPLRIGPDGSFHEIVWEGVYNETKYYWRSAFTIQVGQQEETDEDNWDSIAMINQLSHSYVDGRPFEFTVTPLVNVPLGRIKSRSLNSMLNPTQLGVYYASYRHLAKMAARDGFRDSHGNIFARAGTGTILGVGGEIMLKVVEKIAKKNGVDIDKVKKWGIENSKEISSLSMLSRA from the coding sequence ATGACGAAATACGTTTTAGTTTCGGACTCTACCTTGAGTTACGACTACAGAAATTTCCCGTTGCTGGATTTTTTACCATGCGCTCCGGGAAGCAAGGTACCCGGAAGAGTATACAGATTCTTAAGAGGACCATCTCCTGAGGCATTGCCAAATGGAGAGGCCAAAAATGCTCCATATGCTATAAGAAAAATAGAGGCGGGGCTTTTAAGGGACAATCCTAAAAAGGATGTTGCAGTTGCCCATATGGACTATCTTTCAAATTTTATCACAGATGATACTGAAATCATCGGAGTATCCACAATGGATCCCCTAGGTATCGGTCCGACAACCATGTCATACGCTGCATTATTTGGAGGAGCACTTGATTCATGGGTAAGACGTGAGTGGGATATACTCATGGAGAGAATCAACCAGATAAGGAAAGGCAAAAAGGCCAAACTGGTAATAGGTGGCCCCGGTGTCTGGGAATTTACAGTCCTCAGGGATGAAATCGACAAATACCACTTTGATTATGTGGTTTCCGGGGAAATGGATGATATAATATCAGATCTTTTCCGTGGAATAGAACATGATGATATTGATAAGAATATGTTTACCAGGGGATACATGACATATGATGACCATTTCAGGAGGGTTGTGAAGAATGATGACCTCTTTGTTGGAAGGGGTACCGGAATAAGGGCATATCCATCACTTGAAGATATACCAGAAATTGTCAATCCTGCATCAAAGGGAATGGTAGAAGTAATGAGAGGTTGCGGTGTTGGATGTGATTTCTGTGAGGTTACACTTAGGCCATTGAGATATTACTCCCTGGACAGGATAAAGAGGGAAATAGAGGTAAACGTAAGGGGTGGAAATGACCATGCATGGCTGCATTCCGATGAAATATTTGAATACAAGCATGAAAAGATGTTCACACCGAACCAGGATGAAATGGTCAACCTGATGAAAACTGTAATGTCAATAAAGGGTGTAACAGGATCAAATCCCACACATGGCAGGATATCCATACCCGCTGCATTCCCTGAACTCATAAAAAAGCTCAGCGAAATACTGAAGGCAGGCCCGGACAACTGGATAGGAATCCAGACCGGAGTTGAAACAGGAAGCGACTCACTTGCATTAAAGCACATGCCCAATAAAACAATGCCGTTGAGGATAGGGCCGGACGGTTCCTTCCATGAAATAGTATGGGAAGGCGTTTACAATGAGACCAAATATTACTGGAGGTCAGCCTTTACAATACAGGTTGGGCAGCAGGAGGAAACCGATGAGGATAACTGGGACTCCATTGCAATGATTAACCAGCTCAGCCATTCTTACGTTGATGGAAGGCCCTTTGAATTCACTGTTACACCGCTGGTAAATGTTCCACTGGGGAGAATCAAATCCAGAAGCCTCAACTCCATGCTCAACCCGACACAGCTCGGTGTTTATTATGCATCCTACAGGCACCTTGCAAAAATGGCAGCCAGGGACGGGTTCCGTGACTCCCATGGCAATATATTCGCCAGGGCGGGGACAGGAACAATACTCGGCGTTGGCGGTGAAATAATGCTCAAGGTTGTGGAAAAAATCGCCAAAAAGAATGGTGTTGATATAGATAAGGTAAAGAAATGGGGAATAGAAAATTCAAAAGAGATTTCCTCATTGAGTATGCTCTCGAGAGCATAA
- a CDS encoding GNAT family protein, giving the protein MDSYSLKDGEIEITNEFPDGHMDEFLQGANDSEMGFRLMAHSFPYPYTEEDALAFINKNRESGNEMFEIDFYIMYTNRLAGVIGLSDIDYENSRAHIGYWIAKDCRNKGVGRRALSLAIQFAGEKLKLNSLYTKVLTFNIPSIIILTRNGFTIDGISRYCFRYENKFYAAFIFSLLL; this is encoded by the coding sequence ATGGACAGTTATTCGCTAAAAGATGGTGAAATAGAGATTACAAATGAATTCCCAGATGGCCATATGGATGAGTTTCTACAGGGTGCCAATGACAGTGAAATGGGTTTCCGCCTGATGGCACATAGCTTTCCATATCCATACACAGAGGAGGATGCACTTGCATTTATCAATAAGAACCGTGAATCAGGAAATGAAATGTTTGAGATCGATTTCTATATTATGTACACAAACAGGTTGGCGGGTGTTATTGGACTGTCTGACATAGATTATGAAAATTCACGGGCACATATAGGATACTGGATAGCAAAAGATTGCAGGAATAAGGGGGTGGGCAGGAGGGCACTGAGTCTTGCAATACAGTTCGCAGGGGAAAAACTGAAATTAAACAGCCTCTACACAAAAGTGTTAACATTTAACATCCCGTCAATAATTATACTCACCAGGAATGGATTCACAATTGATGGCATCTCCCGTTACTGTTTCAGATATGAAAATAAATTTTATGCTGCCTTTATTTTTTCTTTATTGCTTTAA